A window from Methylocystis sp. MJC1 encodes these proteins:
- a CDS encoding bifunctional 2-C-methyl-D-erythritol 4-phosphate cytidylyltransferase/2-C-methyl-D-erythritol 2,4-cyclodiphosphate synthase: MVAETEISILVVAGGRGSRAGEGMPKQYRRLADKTVLARTLEAMGASAPGARLKAVIHPDDRALYAQSVAELSDAARAAVSEPALGGATRQESVRNGLEAVARESAPQIVLIHDAARPFADPALIARAIAAARAHGAAVPGVPLNDTVKEIDAAGFVVATPDRARLRAVQTPQSFRFPLILAAHRAAAAADREYTDDAMIAEAAGHAVHVFPGDLANFKLTTPEDFARAMDQIKAAAPQSDDLTNVRTINVLTDVRTGQGYDVHAFAEGDQVWLGGVSIPHSHSLAGHSDADVLMHAITDAVLGAIAEGDIGAHFPPSDSQWKGAASKIFLEHACKLVRARGGMIAHIDATVVCEAPKVGPHRDAIRASLAEIMELDIGRVAIKATTTEKLGFTGRREGIAALAIATVRLPE, from the coding sequence ATGGTTGCTGAAACGGAAATCTCTATCCTCGTCGTCGCGGGGGGACGCGGTTCGCGCGCCGGCGAAGGCATGCCCAAACAATACCGACGGCTTGCCGACAAGACCGTGCTGGCACGCACGCTGGAGGCGATGGGCGCCAGCGCGCCGGGCGCGCGCCTGAAGGCTGTTATCCACCCGGACGACCGCGCGCTTTATGCGCAAAGCGTCGCCGAATTGAGCGACGCGGCGCGCGCCGCCGTCTCGGAGCCTGCGCTCGGCGGCGCCACAAGGCAGGAGAGCGTGCGCAACGGGCTCGAAGCCGTCGCCCGAGAGAGCGCGCCGCAGATTGTGCTGATCCACGACGCCGCCCGGCCCTTCGCCGATCCCGCGCTCATCGCCCGCGCGATTGCGGCGGCGCGCGCCCATGGCGCGGCCGTCCCCGGCGTGCCGCTCAACGACACGGTAAAGGAGATCGACGCGGCTGGCTTCGTGGTCGCGACGCCCGACCGCGCGAGGCTGCGCGCCGTGCAGACGCCGCAGTCTTTCCGCTTCCCGCTCATTCTGGCGGCGCATCGCGCGGCCGCCGCGGCCGATCGCGAATACACCGACGACGCCATGATCGCGGAAGCCGCCGGCCACGCCGTGCATGTCTTTCCCGGCGATCTCGCCAATTTCAAGCTCACGACGCCAGAGGATTTCGCACGCGCCATGGATCAGATCAAAGCCGCAGCTCCCCAATCAGATGATTTAACAAATGTTAGAACAATAAATGTTCTAACGGACGTTAGAACAGGCCAAGGCTATGACGTCCATGCTTTCGCCGAGGGCGACCAGGTCTGGCTCGGCGGCGTGTCGATCCCCCATAGCCATTCCCTCGCCGGCCATTCCGACGCCGACGTGCTGATGCACGCCATCACCGACGCGGTTCTCGGGGCGATAGCCGAAGGCGATATCGGTGCGCATTTCCCGCCCTCCGATTCCCAGTGGAAAGGCGCGGCCTCGAAAATCTTCCTCGAACATGCCTGCAAGCTCGTCCGCGCGCGCGGCGGCATGATCGCCCATATCGACGCGACGGTAGTCTGCGAGGCGCCGAAGGTCGGCCCGCATCGCGACGCCATCCGCGCGAGCCTCGCAGAAATCATGGAGCTGGATATCGGCCGCGTGGCGATCAAAGCGACGACGACCGAAAAGCTCGGGTTTACCGGGCGTCGCGAGGGGATTGCGGCGCTGGCGATCGCGACGGTGCGGCTGCCGGAGTAG
- a CDS encoding acyltransferase family protein, whose protein sequence is MLASTKAVVSAFPATRIDWVDYAKGWCIILVVMMHSTLGVEQALSQQSWLHGFIDWARPFRMPDFFLVAGLFLSRTIDKPWADYLDRKVLHFAYFFMLWTLIQGAPKLLLAGGDPLSIVGDLAFAMIEPFGTLWFIYLLPIFFVTTKLLRRAPPWAVLAAAGALQMTDVVTHSIVIDEFAARYVYFYAGYFYAARIFAFAEAARAKLRRTIPALIIWGAANEFAVRYGYSGLPGVSLLLGFAGAGAVVAFSALLAEIRALPQLAWLGARSIVVYLAFFLPMAATRIALLKTGLIADGGVIALTVTAVAVWVPIIVRTLTQATPFEWLFERPAFFRTGGARVVPVRAPEDSQAASEARRYG, encoded by the coding sequence ATGCTCGCGAGCACCAAGGCCGTCGTTTCCGCCTTCCCCGCCACACGCATCGATTGGGTCGATTACGCCAAGGGCTGGTGCATCATCCTCGTTGTGATGATGCATTCGACGCTGGGCGTCGAGCAGGCGCTCAGCCAGCAGAGCTGGCTTCATGGCTTCATCGACTGGGCGCGGCCCTTCCGCATGCCCGATTTTTTTCTCGTCGCGGGTCTCTTTCTCTCGCGAACGATCGACAAGCCCTGGGCCGACTATCTTGACCGCAAGGTCCTGCACTTCGCCTATTTCTTCATGCTTTGGACGTTGATCCAGGGCGCGCCCAAACTGCTGCTCGCGGGCGGCGATCCCTTGTCGATTGTGGGTGATCTTGCTTTCGCAATGATCGAACCCTTCGGCACGCTGTGGTTCATCTATCTGCTGCCGATCTTCTTCGTGACCACCAAGCTCCTGCGCCGCGCGCCGCCCTGGGCTGTGCTGGCCGCCGCCGGCGCGCTGCAAATGACGGACGTCGTCACACATTCAATCGTTATCGACGAATTCGCCGCCCGTTACGTCTACTTCTATGCAGGCTATTTTTATGCGGCGCGTATTTTCGCCTTTGCTGAAGCTGCGCGCGCGAAGCTGCGCCGGACCATCCCGGCGCTGATCATCTGGGGCGCCGCCAACGAATTTGCTGTGCGATACGGCTATTCGGGTCTCCCCGGAGTCTCGCTTCTTCTCGGCTTCGCTGGCGCGGGGGCCGTCGTCGCTTTCTCGGCGCTGCTCGCGGAAATCCGCGCTCTGCCCCAATTGGCTTGGCTGGGCGCGCGTTCGATCGTCGTCTATCTGGCCTTCTTCCTGCCGATGGCCGCCACCCGCATCGCCCTTCTAAAGACCGGCCTCATTGCGGATGGGGGCGTAATCGCGCTGACCGTCACAGCCGTCGCGGTCTGGGTTCCAATAATTGTTAGAACATTGACACAGGCGACTCCGTTCGAATGGTTGTTCGAACGTCCTGCGTTTTTCAGGACGGGCGGCGCACGCGTCGTTCCGGTTCGCGCGCCGGAAGACTCGCAGGCCGCGTCGGAGGCGCGTCGATATGGGTGA
- the arfB gene encoding alternative ribosome rescue aminoacyl-tRNA hydrolase ArfB: MIRVTPFISLDDSEISLEFLRASGPGGQNVQKVESAVRLRFDVWRSPNLPEPVRLRLARLAGSRLTKEGELIIEAQRHRTQERNRADALERLIDLIREAAVPPPPPRRKTKPTLGSKMRRLEGKKLRGDVKAMRAKPGQD, encoded by the coding sequence ATGATCCGCGTCACCCCTTTCATTTCGCTGGACGACTCCGAGATTTCTCTGGAGTTTCTGCGCGCCTCCGGCCCCGGGGGGCAAAATGTCCAGAAGGTCGAGAGCGCCGTGCGGCTTCGGTTCGACGTTTGGCGGTCACCAAACCTTCCTGAACCGGTAAGACTGCGTCTGGCCCGCCTCGCCGGCTCCAGGCTCACCAAAGAGGGCGAGCTCATCATCGAGGCGCAACGCCATCGCACGCAGGAGCGCAACCGCGCCGACGCGCTGGAGCGGCTGATCGACCTCATCCGCGAGGCCGCCGTCCCGCCGCCGCCCCCAAGGCGCAAGACCAAGCCGACGCTCGGCTCGAAGATGCGGCGCCTCGAAGGCAAGAAGCTGCGCGGCGACGTGAAAGCCATGCGCGCGAAACCGGGGCAGGATTGA
- a CDS encoding CinA family protein, with the protein MDITYNVKAITLVVKAKERGHRVATAESCTGGLVSAAITDVPGASDVFERGFVTYSNDAKTDMLRVPEALLAAHGAVSAETAQAMAKGALERSLADIAVAITGIAGPGGGSAQKPVGLVHFACARRGGDIVLLERRFGPLSRRDIRQAAVDQALDLMIAALSS; encoded by the coding sequence ATGGATATTACCTATAACGTAAAAGCTATTACGCTTGTCGTAAAAGCTAAAGAACGCGGACATCGTGTGGCGACGGCAGAATCCTGCACGGGCGGCCTCGTCTCGGCCGCGATCACCGACGTCCCCGGCGCGTCCGACGTCTTCGAACGAGGCTTCGTCACCTATTCCAACGACGCCAAGACAGACATGCTTCGCGTGCCCGAAGCCCTTCTTGCCGCCCATGGCGCCGTCAGCGCCGAAACGGCGCAAGCCATGGCGAAAGGCGCGCTGGAGCGTTCGTTAGCGGATATCGCCGTAGCCATCACCGGCATCGCCGGTCCCGGCGGCGGCTCGGCGCAAAAACCGGTCGGCCTCGTGCATTTCGCCTGCGCCAGGCGCGGGGGCGACATCGTGCTTCTGGAACGGCGCTTCGGCCCCCTCTCCCGGCGCGATATCCGCCAGGCCGCGGTCGATCAGGCGCTCGACCTCATGATCGCGGCGCTCAGCAGTTAG
- a CDS encoding type II toxin-antitoxin system RatA family toxin, whose protein sequence is MKSFRTRRHVSHSAADMFALVCDVDSYPKFVPLCEGMKVRRRSEIAPGVIELVAEMQAGFKAVCERYTSRVTCDSNKLEVRVAYIDGPFRKLDNRWSFRDDAPGPDGRPRSTVEFFIAYEFKSIALGLLMGAMFDKAFQKYADAFVSRADAIYGRR, encoded by the coding sequence ATGAAAAGCTTTCGCACTCGCCGCCATGTGTCACACAGCGCCGCAGATATGTTTGCGCTCGTCTGCGATGTCGACTCCTATCCGAAATTCGTGCCGCTCTGCGAGGGCATGAAGGTGCGCCGGCGCAGCGAGATCGCCCCCGGGGTCATCGAGCTCGTTGCGGAAATGCAGGCCGGCTTCAAGGCTGTCTGCGAGCGCTACACGAGCCGGGTAACTTGTGATTCCAACAAGCTGGAGGTGAGGGTCGCCTATATCGACGGCCCTTTCCGCAAGCTGGACAACCGCTGGTCCTTCCGCGACGACGCGCCGGGGCCGGATGGGCGGCCGCGCTCCACCGTGGAGTTTTTCATCGCCTATGAGTTCAAGAGCATCGCGCTCGGGCTTCTGATGGGCGCCATGTTCGACAAGGCGTTTCAGAAATATGCCGACGCCTTCGTGAGCCGGGCAGACGCCATCTACGGGCGCAGATAG
- a CDS encoding Flp family type IVb pilin has translation MSRLIRSFSDDESGATAIEYGVIASLISVAIIAALRITGARMSGTFAKVSSNLS, from the coding sequence ATGTCGAGATTGATCAGAAGTTTTTCGGACGACGAATCCGGGGCGACCGCCATTGAATATGGCGTCATCGCTTCCTTGATCAGCGTGGCCATTATCGCGGCGCTCAGGATTACGGGGGCGAGAATGTCAGGAACCTTCGCAAAAGTTTCCAGCAACCTTTCCTGA
- the lipA gene encoding lipoyl synthase has protein sequence MDLLNDDPRSKSAARDGAGLRHPEKAARPDQPVLRKPPWIRVKAPGSAAWGETNALLKGAGLTTVCQEAACPNIGECWEKKHATFMIMGEVCTRACAFCNVATGLPAPLDPGEPGRVAEATKALGLSHVVVTSVDRDDLPDGGAEHFAHTIEAIRAACHRTTIEVLTPDFLRKEAALERVVVAGPDVFNHNLETVPSLYVTVRPGARYFHSLRLLQRAKEIEPKLFTKSGLMLGLGETRNEVMQVMDDMRSADVDFLTLGQYLQPTRKHHPIDRFVTPEEFEAYKAIALAKGFAYVASSPLTRSSHHAGEDFEKLRRASSR, from the coding sequence ATCGACCTGCTCAACGACGACCCTCGGTCCAAAAGCGCGGCGCGAGACGGCGCGGGCCTGCGCCATCCGGAAAAAGCCGCGCGGCCGGATCAGCCGGTCCTCAGGAAGCCGCCATGGATCCGCGTCAAGGCGCCTGGCTCCGCCGCCTGGGGAGAGACCAACGCGCTATTGAAGGGGGCCGGCCTCACCACGGTCTGCCAGGAGGCGGCCTGTCCCAATATCGGCGAGTGCTGGGAGAAGAAGCATGCCACTTTCATGATCATGGGCGAGGTCTGCACCCGCGCCTGCGCCTTCTGTAACGTCGCGACTGGCTTGCCCGCGCCGCTCGATCCGGGCGAGCCGGGCAGGGTGGCGGAGGCGACCAAGGCCCTGGGGCTCTCCCATGTCGTCGTCACCTCAGTCGATCGCGACGATCTTCCCGACGGCGGGGCCGAACATTTCGCCCACACCATAGAAGCGATCCGCGCGGCCTGTCACAGAACCACGATCGAGGTTCTGACGCCCGATTTCCTGCGCAAGGAAGCGGCGCTCGAGCGAGTTGTGGTGGCTGGTCCGGACGTCTTCAACCATAATCTCGAGACCGTGCCGTCGCTCTATGTCACGGTGCGGCCGGGCGCCCGCTACTTCCATTCCCTGCGGCTGCTCCAGCGCGCCAAGGAGATCGAGCCGAAGCTTTTCACCAAGTCGGGCCTGATGCTCGGCCTCGGCGAGACCCGCAACGAGGTCATGCAGGTCATGGATGACATGCGGAGCGCCGACGTCGATTTTCTGACGCTCGGCCAATATCTCCAGCCGACGCGAAAGCATCATCCCATCGACCGGTTCGTCACGCCGGAAGAATTCGAGGCCTATAAAGCGATCGCGCTCGCCAAGGGCTTCGCCTATGTGGCCTCCTCGCCGCTGACCCGCTCGTCCCATCATGCCGGGGAAGATTTCGAAAAGCTGCGCAGGGCGTCCTCTCGTTAG
- the dnaE gene encoding DNA polymerase III subunit alpha, with product MSATSAGFVHLHLHTAFSLREGALTIGKLIDFAVRDEQPALAVTDTNNLFAALEFSEKAAKAGIQPIAGVQLRVDFADAKTSGPSGRDEALANIVLLAKTEAGYLNLMRVASRAYLDTEEGDEPHVSLAALAEDAAELIALTGGPDGPLDRMFAAGRPEFARTRLETLQELFQDRLYLEIQRHKLQSEAEVEPQLLDLAYRRSVPLVATNEPYFASRGDFEAHDALLCIAEGTVTSVAERRRVTPEHYFKTRAEMLALFVDLPEATANTIEIARRTAYRPKTRKPIMPRFLRDAPGDRPLTEVEAEELRRQAIEGLEARLAAHGPAPGHEREEYFNRLDFELGTIEKMGFPGYFLIVSDFIKYAKSQGIPVGPGRGSGAGSLVAYALTITDLDPLRFGLFFERFLNPERVSMPDFDIDFCQTRRGEVIDYVRDRYGADRVAQIITFGSFLARGVLRSVGRVLEMPLGQVDKLAKLVPQNPAKPVSLAEALAGELKLREAVDEDERVARLFKVASALEGLYSNASTHAAGVVIGDRPLHEVAPLYRDPKSDMPATQFNMKWVEPAGLIKFDFLGLKTLTVLAMASRLARRRDPDFDLAKVPLDDKDTYAMLGRGETVGVFQLESAGMRKALVEMHADRFEDIIALVALYRPGPMANIPTYCAVKLGDEEANYYHPKIEPILKETFGVIIYQEQVMQIAQVLSGYTLGEADMLRRAMGKKIKAEMDAQRERFVKGAVEQELAPELANTIFDMLAKFADYGFNKSHAAAYALIAYQTAWFKAHYPAEFLAASMTFDKSQTDKLAEFRDEARRLGIAVEPPSIKRSGVDFDVATAPDGKQVIRYALSAIKGVGEGQAESIVRSRGGRPFKSLSDVARRLNPREVNKKVLENLAACGTFDELEPNRARAFAATESVLATANRHAEDRKAGQNALFGEAEADDLVLPKVQPWPAGETLRREYEAAGFFLSGHPLDAYAGLLPKLRVTNWAKFSAAVKRGAEADRLAAVVLDRAERRTKSGSKMGIVQLSDPTGQYEAILFQEALNQYRDALEKGAAVLVQLTASVDGDDVRARIVSVTPLAAAAARAQKGLRIVVSDQSPLDRIKGRLTGRGEGEVSVLVKRDVAPEEIEIRLPGSYPVNAEVASALREIPGVLEVEHL from the coding sequence ATGAGCGCCACTTCCGCCGGCTTCGTCCATCTCCATCTCCACACGGCCTTTTCGCTGCGCGAGGGCGCGCTCACGATCGGCAAGCTGATCGACTTCGCCGTGCGCGACGAGCAGCCGGCGCTTGCCGTCACCGACACCAACAACCTCTTCGCTGCGCTGGAATTTTCCGAAAAAGCGGCCAAAGCGGGCATTCAGCCCATCGCCGGCGTGCAATTGCGCGTCGATTTCGCCGACGCCAAGACGAGCGGCCCCTCGGGGCGGGACGAGGCGCTCGCCAATATCGTGCTCCTGGCCAAGACCGAAGCCGGCTATCTCAATCTCATGCGCGTCGCCTCGCGCGCCTATCTCGACACGGAGGAGGGGGACGAGCCGCATGTCTCGCTCGCGGCCCTCGCCGAGGACGCCGCCGAGCTGATCGCGCTGACCGGCGGGCCGGACGGGCCGCTCGACCGCATGTTCGCCGCCGGGCGGCCGGAATTCGCGCGCACGCGGCTCGAAACGCTGCAGGAACTTTTCCAGGACAGGCTCTATCTCGAAATCCAGCGGCACAAGCTTCAATCCGAAGCAGAGGTCGAACCTCAACTTCTCGACCTCGCCTACCGCCGGAGCGTGCCGCTGGTGGCGACCAACGAGCCCTATTTCGCCTCGCGCGGCGACTTCGAGGCCCATGACGCGCTGCTCTGTATCGCCGAGGGCACGGTGACGAGCGTCGCCGAGCGGCGTCGCGTCACCCCCGAGCATTATTTCAAGACGCGCGCCGAAATGCTGGCGCTGTTCGTCGACCTTCCAGAGGCGACCGCCAACACAATCGAGATCGCCCGCCGAACGGCCTACAGGCCCAAGACCCGCAAGCCGATCATGCCGCGCTTCCTGCGCGACGCGCCCGGCGACCGGCCGCTCACTGAAGTCGAAGCCGAGGAGCTGCGTCGCCAGGCGATCGAAGGGCTGGAAGCGCGCCTTGCCGCCCATGGGCCGGCGCCGGGCCATGAGCGGGAGGAATATTTCAACCGCCTCGACTTCGAGCTCGGCACCATCGAGAAGATGGGCTTTCCCGGCTACTTCCTGATCGTCTCCGATTTCATCAAATACGCCAAGTCGCAAGGCATTCCCGTGGGGCCGGGGCGCGGCTCTGGCGCGGGCTCGCTCGTCGCTTATGCGCTGACCATCACCGACCTCGACCCGCTCCGCTTTGGTCTCTTCTTCGAGCGCTTTCTCAACCCTGAACGCGTCTCGATGCCGGACTTCGACATCGACTTCTGCCAGACGCGGCGCGGCGAGGTGATCGACTATGTCCGCGACCGCTATGGCGCGGACCGGGTGGCGCAGATCATCACCTTCGGTTCGTTCCTGGCGCGCGGCGTTTTGCGCAGCGTCGGCCGCGTGCTGGAAATGCCGCTTGGGCAGGTCGACAAGCTCGCCAAGCTCGTGCCGCAGAACCCGGCCAAGCCCGTGAGCCTCGCCGAGGCGCTCGCCGGGGAGCTAAAGCTGCGCGAGGCAGTCGACGAAGATGAGCGCGTGGCGCGGCTCTTCAAGGTCGCCAGCGCGCTCGAAGGGCTCTATTCCAACGCCTCGACCCACGCCGCCGGCGTCGTGATCGGCGACCGGCCGCTGCATGAGGTCGCGCCGCTCTATCGTGACCCGAAGTCCGACATGCCGGCGACCCAGTTCAATATGAAATGGGTGGAGCCCGCCGGTCTCATCAAATTCGACTTCCTCGGCCTCAAGACGCTGACCGTGCTCGCCATGGCGAGCCGGCTGGCGCGCCGCCGCGACCCGGATTTCGACCTCGCCAAAGTGCCGCTCGACGACAAGGACACTTACGCCATGCTGGGCCGCGGCGAGACCGTGGGCGTGTTCCAGCTGGAAAGCGCGGGCATGCGCAAGGCCCTGGTCGAGATGCACGCCGACCGTTTCGAGGACATCATCGCCCTCGTCGCGCTCTACCGGCCGGGGCCCATGGCCAATATCCCGACCTATTGCGCCGTGAAGCTCGGCGACGAAGAGGCGAACTACTACCACCCCAAGATCGAGCCCATCCTGAAGGAGACCTTCGGCGTCATCATCTATCAGGAGCAGGTGATGCAGATCGCCCAGGTGCTCTCCGGCTATACGCTGGGCGAAGCCGACATGCTGCGCCGCGCCATGGGCAAGAAGATCAAGGCGGAGATGGACGCCCAGCGGGAGCGTTTCGTGAAGGGCGCCGTCGAGCAGGAGCTGGCGCCGGAGCTCGCCAATACGATCTTCGACATGCTGGCGAAATTCGCCGACTATGGCTTCAACAAGTCGCACGCCGCCGCTTACGCGCTGATCGCCTATCAGACGGCCTGGTTCAAGGCGCATTATCCGGCCGAGTTCCTCGCCGCCTCCATGACCTTCGATAAAAGCCAGACCGACAAGCTGGCCGAATTTCGCGACGAGGCCCGACGCCTCGGCATTGCCGTGGAGCCCCCTTCGATCAAGCGCTCGGGCGTCGATTTCGACGTCGCGACCGCTCCGGACGGCAAGCAGGTGATCCGCTACGCGCTCTCCGCGATCAAAGGGGTCGGAGAGGGGCAGGCCGAGTCGATCGTGCGCTCGCGAGGAGGGCGGCCCTTCAAGAGCCTTTCCGACGTCGCCCGGCGGCTCAACCCGCGCGAGGTCAACAAGAAGGTACTCGAGAATCTCGCCGCTTGCGGGACTTTCGACGAGCTGGAGCCGAACCGCGCGCGCGCTTTCGCCGCCACTGAAAGCGTGCTCGCCACCGCCAACCGCCACGCCGAGGATCGCAAGGCAGGCCAGAACGCGCTCTTCGGCGAGGCCGAGGCGGACGACCTCGTCCTGCCCAAGGTCCAGCCGTGGCCAGCGGGCGAGACGCTGCGGCGGGAGTATGAGGCGGCGGGCTTTTTCCTCTCCGGCCACCCGCTCGACGCCTATGCCGGCCTCCTACCCAAATTGAGGGTAACGAACTGGGCCAAATTCTCGGCGGCGGTGAAGCGCGGGGCTGAAGCCGATCGCCTTGCCGCGGTGGTTTTGGACCGCGCCGAGCGGCGCACCAAGTCTGGCTCGAAGATGGGCATCGTCCAATTGTCGGACCCAACTGGCCAGTATGAAGCCATTCTTTTTCAGGAGGCGCTCAACCAATATCGCGACGCGCTGGAGAAAGGCGCCGCAGTTTTGGTGCAGCTGACAGCGAGCGTGGACGGCGACGATGTGCGCGCCCGAATTGTCTCGGTCACGCCCCTGGCCGCCGCCGCGGCCCGCGCGCAGAAGGGCCTGCGGATTGTCGTCAGCGACCAAAGTCCGCTCGATAGGATTAAAGGCAGACTTACCGGCAGAGGCGAAGGCGAGGTGTCCGTCCTCGTTAAGCGCGACGTTGCGCCCGAGGAGATAGAAATCCGCCTGCCGGGCTCTTATCCCGTCAATGCGGAAGTCGCGAGCGCGCTGCGTGAAATCCCAGGGGTGCTGGAGGTCGAGCATCTGTAG
- a CDS encoding phasin family protein: protein MVANFESVQQLGKEHFEAVSAAAAAVTKGWQNIAAETTDYSKKSFEKSRLLAEKLVTVKKIDEAFALQSDFAKSAYEDFVAEATKLGELYSAIAKEAFKPIETATKNFTTAAE from the coding sequence ATGGTGGCCAATTTCGAAAGCGTGCAGCAGCTCGGGAAAGAGCACTTCGAAGCCGTCTCCGCCGCCGCGGCGGCCGTCACGAAGGGCTGGCAGAATATCGCCGCCGAGACGACGGACTATTCCAAGAAGTCTTTTGAGAAGAGCCGCTTGCTCGCCGAGAAGCTCGTCACGGTGAAGAAGATCGACGAAGCCTTCGCGCTTCAGTCGGACTTCGCCAAGAGCGCCTATGAAGATTTCGTCGCCGAGGCGACCAAGCTCGGCGAGTTGTACAGCGCCATCGCCAAGGAAGCCTTCAAGCCGATCGAAACGGCCACGAAGAATTTCACGACGGCCGCCGAGTAA
- a CDS encoding serine hydrolase, producing the protein MSKPSQLDRLAQPRSLAAIFAVVMAFVAITSIPAEARRHGHRHHASYSRHVFHHAFAHHRGGHHARHARSHRFYASMAGEGGGEMLGEHHGFAAIVVDGNSGKTIYARNEHELRHPASVTKVMTLYLLFEQLEKGQLRLDSPLMISGHAAAQAPSKLGLQPGETISVENAIKAVVTKSANDIACAIAENIGGDEARFAQMMTRKAHALGMRNTHYENASGLPNPRQITTAYDLAILGRAIQDRFPRYYRYFSTHSFAYNGALHRNHNHLLGRVEGMDGIKTGYTRASGFNLLTSVRRHSHHIVAVVMGGTTAGARDRIMAQLIEQYIGGGASTRTAAAITEDNAAEEVAVAPTAIERAPAFSEPVAERQSERTAYAAEEPAIDSETAVGSIPRHAAAPVLKEKAEKPIERAPQADAAAQVRPAFVSGVQKRVAEEPAVTEKKGRGKASEKKAASSPIADGSTSGRPTKGITVATTTPAAIRSTTNVAKVDAARPTKPGWMIQIGAAEDPAKANELLSRARSQLQGFPATAKSFTEKVQKGNETLYRARFAGLEEDSAQSACKALKRAGFACFTTKN; encoded by the coding sequence ATGTCGAAACCGAGTCAGCTGGATCGTCTGGCGCAACCCCGTTCCCTCGCAGCTATTTTCGCGGTCGTCATGGCGTTTGTCGCTATCACGTCGATCCCGGCGGAAGCGCGCAGGCATGGCCATCGCCATCACGCCTCCTATAGTCGACACGTTTTCCATCATGCCTTCGCGCATCACAGGGGCGGCCATCATGCACGCCATGCGCGCAGCCATCGCTTCTACGCCTCGATGGCGGGGGAAGGCGGCGGCGAGATGCTCGGCGAGCACCACGGCTTCGCCGCCATCGTCGTGGACGGCAACAGCGGGAAAACCATTTACGCGCGCAACGAGCACGAGCTGCGTCACCCGGCCTCCGTCACCAAGGTGATGACGCTCTATCTTCTGTTCGAGCAGCTCGAGAAGGGCCAGCTGCGGCTCGACTCGCCGCTCATGATCTCAGGGCATGCGGCCGCCCAGGCGCCCTCGAAGCTCGGTCTGCAGCCGGGAGAGACGATCAGCGTCGAAAACGCCATCAAGGCGGTGGTCACCAAATCCGCCAACGACATCGCTTGCGCCATCGCCGAGAACATCGGCGGCGACGAAGCCAGATTTGCACAGATGATGACGCGCAAGGCCCATGCGCTCGGCATGCGCAATACGCATTACGAGAACGCCTCCGGCCTGCCGAACCCGCGGCAGATCACGACGGCCTACGACCTCGCGATCCTCGGCCGCGCGATACAGGACCGCTTCCCGCGCTATTACCGGTATTTCTCGACGCATAGCTTCGCCTATAACGGCGCTCTTCACCGCAACCACAACCATCTCCTCGGCCGGGTCGAGGGCATGGACGGCATCAAGACGGGCTATACGCGCGCCTCCGGCTTCAATCTGCTGACCTCGGTCCGCCGGCACAGCCATCATATTGTCGCCGTCGTCATGGGCGGGACCACCGCCGGCGCACGCGACCGCATCATGGCGCAGCTCATCGAGCAATATATCGGCGGTGGGGCGTCGACGCGCACGGCCGCGGCCATAACGGAAGACAACGCCGCCGAAGAAGTTGCGGTCGCCCCGACAGCGATCGAGCGCGCGCCCGCCTTCTCCGAGCCGGTCGCCGAGCGTCAGTCGGAACGGACCGCCTATGCCGCGGAAGAGCCGGCAATCGATTCCGAAACGGCCGTGGGCTCCATCCCGCGACATGCGGCGGCTCCCGTCCTGAAAGAAAAGGCCGAGAAGCCGATCGAACGCGCTCCGCAGGCCGACGCCGCCGCGCAAGTGCGCCCCGCCTTCGTCTCTGGCGTGCAGAAGCGCGTCGCCGAGGAGCCCGCCGTCACGGAGAAGAAGGGACGCGGAAAAGCGTCCGAGAAAAAGGCCGCCTCTTCCCCCATCGCCGACGGCTCGACGTCCGGCCGGCCGACCAAAGGCATTACCGTCGCGACGACGACGCCCGCCGCCATTCGCTCCACCACCAATGTGGCGAAGGTCGACGCCGCGCGACCAACGAAGCCCGGCTGGATGATCCAGATCGGCGCGGCCGAGGACCCGGCGAAGGCCAATGAGCTGCTCTCGCGCGCCCGCAGCCAGCTTCAGGGCTTCCCCGCCACCGCCAAGTCCTTCACCGAGAAGGTACAGAAGGGCAACGAAACCCTCTACCGGGCCCGCTTCGCCGGTCTCGAGGAAGATAGCGCCCAGTCCGCCTGCAAGGCGCTGAAACGCGCCGGCTTCGCCTGCTTCACCACCAAGAACTAA